In one Lolium rigidum isolate FL_2022 chromosome 3, APGP_CSIRO_Lrig_0.1, whole genome shotgun sequence genomic region, the following are encoded:
- the LOC124703512 gene encoding cysteine-rich receptor-like protein kinase 36: MANKETVLSTLPKDLPLDFLRTITNNFSADRIIGTGGFGTVYKGIMPDEQLIAVKKLAENAPLARDKAFTNEVQNMMALRNENIVKLLGYCHEGQKKVVQNNGRYIVADVFESLLCYEYLPVGSLQKNLFEGPSNMAWHTRFKIIKGICNGLLFLHRIPIIHMDLKPENILLDHNMTPKIADFGLSRLFGQEQTRANTQNVVGSYGYIAPEYLYRGEISAQSDIYSLGLLIIETTTGEKNQPKQNEPSARGFIDQVQKIWTDGHIASKYPRLNPNDLLEVKVCIKIGLECVQIDRKSRPSIEKIVERLDGRCAN; this comes from the exons ATGGCCAATAAGGAGACCGTTCTAAGCACATTACCGAAGGACCTACCATTAGACTTCTTGAGGACAATCACAAATAATTTCTCAGCGGACCGTATTATCGGTACAGGTGGATTTGGCACAGTTTATAAG GGAATTATGCCAGACGAGCAACTGATTGCTGTGAAGAAACTTGCGGAAAATGCGCCGCTCGCACGCGACAAAGCGTTTACCAATGAGGTTCAGAACATGATGGCTCTCCGCAATGAGAATATAGTCAAGTTGCTTGGGTACTGCCATGAAGGGCAAAAGAAAGTGGTACAGAACAATGGAAGATATATTGTTGCAGATGTCTTTGAAAGTTTGCTCTGCTACGAATATTTACCTGTGGGAAGCCTTCAGAAGAACCTGTTTG AAGGACCCAGTAACATGGCGTGGCACACGCGCTTCAAAATAATTAAGGGGATCTGTAATGGTTTACTCTTCCTTCATAGGATTCCTATTATCCATATGGATTTGAAGCCTGAGAATATATTGTTGGATCATAACATGACGCCGAAAATTGCGGACTTTGGTCTTTCCAGGCTCTTTGGCCAAGAACAAACACGGGCAAACACACAGAATGTTGTTGGATCATA CGGATACATAGCTCCGGAATATCTATACAGAGGTGAAATCTCCGCCCAGTCAGACATATACAGCTTAGGCCTACTAATCATCGAGACCACCACTGGCGAGAAGAATCAACCCAAACAGAACGAACCATCAGCAAGGGGATTTATTGACCAA GTACAAAAAATTTGGACAGACGGACACATAGCGTCCAAGTACCCACGGTTAAACCCAAATGACCTCCTGGAAGTAAAAGTATGCATCAAAATTGGTCTAGAGTGTGTGCAGATTGATCGAAAGAGTAGACCTTCCATCGAAAAAATAGTTGAGAGGCTCGATGGACGCTGTGCAAACTGA